The following proteins come from a genomic window of Sphingosinicella flava:
- a CDS encoding putative bifunctional diguanylate cyclase/phosphodiesterase, whose product MASSLFDGPGWKSSTAKDAATISVAVSAVLIFSYVTGFDLGGATRLLFFKAEALAAFLLLSIAVSLYGWRRWRDAAQELAILRAAERQSLSLTATDPLTGFLNRASLCEAANHMFAITRPAGRSVAMLKVDMDGVRTISDLYGQLAGDGLLRAVAAVMRTALPADAAVARIGADTFAAFFPYDPKSPWAANVVAERILDRLGKPFDLGGAHTEVSASGGLARAEDGASDFEALARRAGIALGAARKLGRGRYLWFDASMEAELLKRNAVEAGLRTGIPAGQFVPYFEQQRDLLTGRLQGFEVLARWNHPERGLILPEDFIGVAEDCGLIGELSMAVMRQALDEARSWDISLTLSVNMAPSQLKDPWLAQKIVKLLVETGFPADRLEVEITEAALFENLGLAQSVVGSLKNQGIRIALDDFGSGYSSLSHLRAMPFDRIKIDRSLVETINDNDDTAAFVTAIARLGESLGLAITVEGVAHETVEARIRAIGTFRGQGWLYGRPMPIEAVRSLLADQRLLPAARTVEPRSAPRLRRTTRRTG is encoded by the coding sequence ATGGCAAGCTCGCTTTTCGACGGACCGGGTTGGAAGTCATCGACGGCGAAGGACGCCGCGACGATTTCGGTCGCCGTCTCCGCAGTATTGATCTTCTCATATGTGACGGGGTTCGACCTCGGCGGGGCCACACGTCTGCTTTTCTTCAAGGCCGAAGCGCTGGCCGCTTTTCTCCTCCTCAGCATCGCCGTCAGCCTTTACGGCTGGCGGCGATGGAGAGACGCGGCACAGGAACTTGCGATCCTGCGCGCGGCGGAACGGCAGTCGCTTTCCCTCACCGCGACCGATCCGCTGACCGGCTTCCTCAATCGCGCCTCTCTCTGCGAGGCGGCCAATCATATGTTCGCCATCACCCGCCCGGCCGGACGATCCGTCGCGATGCTCAAGGTGGACATGGACGGCGTCCGCACGATCAGCGACCTTTACGGCCAACTGGCCGGAGACGGGCTGCTCCGCGCGGTGGCGGCGGTGATGCGGACCGCCTTGCCCGCCGACGCGGCCGTCGCCCGGATCGGCGCCGATACTTTCGCGGCCTTTTTCCCCTACGACCCCAAATCGCCATGGGCGGCAAACGTGGTCGCGGAGCGCATCCTCGATCGCCTCGGCAAGCCCTTCGACCTTGGCGGCGCGCATACCGAAGTCAGCGCATCGGGCGGTCTTGCCCGTGCCGAAGACGGCGCCTCGGACTTTGAAGCACTGGCCCGCCGCGCCGGCATCGCCCTCGGCGCCGCCCGCAAGCTGGGTCGCGGACGCTATCTCTGGTTCGACGCCAGCATGGAAGCGGAGCTGCTGAAGCGGAATGCCGTGGAAGCAGGCCTCCGCACCGGCATTCCAGCTGGGCAGTTCGTTCCTTATTTCGAGCAGCAACGCGATTTGCTGACGGGCCGCCTGCAGGGTTTCGAGGTTCTCGCGCGCTGGAACCATCCGGAACGCGGCCTTATCCTTCCCGAAGACTTTATCGGCGTGGCGGAGGATTGCGGGTTGATCGGCGAATTGTCGATGGCGGTGATGCGGCAGGCGCTGGACGAGGCGCGTAGCTGGGATATCTCGCTCACTTTGTCGGTCAACATGGCACCCTCGCAGTTGAAGGATCCTTGGCTCGCGCAAAAGATTGTCAAGCTGCTCGTTGAAACCGGCTTCCCCGCCGACCGGCTGGAGGTCGAAATCACCGAAGCCGCCTTGTTCGAGAATCTCGGCCTTGCCCAGTCCGTGGTCGGCAGCCTGAAGAACCAGGGCATCCGCATCGCGCTCGACGATTTCGGCAGCGGTTACTCCTCCCTCTCCCATCTCCGCGCGATGCCGTTCGACCGGATCAAGATCGACAGGAGCCTCGTCGAAACGATCAACGACAATGACGATACCGCTGCCTTCGTGACCGCCATCGCCCGGCTTGGCGAGAGCCTGGGCCTCGCCATCACGGTGGAGGGCGTCGCGCACGAAACGGTCGAAGCGCGCATTCGCGCGATTGGCACGTTCAGGGGACAGGGCTGGCTTTATGGCCGTCCGATGCCGATCGAAGCCGTTCGCAGCCTGCTCGCCGACCAGCGCCTTCTTCCAGCCGCGAGAACCGTCGAGCCGCGTTCGGCGCCCCGGCTCCGGCGGACGACGCGACGGACCGGCTGA
- the rimM gene encoding ribosome maturation factor RimM (Essential for efficient processing of 16S rRNA) produces the protein MNEPTITLAAIAGAHGISGEVRLKLFAESVESLRHHKTVQAGERTLTLKSVKEGGGMPIARFAEVADRSAAEALRGTVLTVPRSALPPLEEGEYYHADLIGLSCVTREGEEVGTVAAVENFGAGDLLEIERTGGKKVMIPFKPTVADLEDGKIVVDPAFVA, from the coding sequence TTGAACGAACCCACCATCACCCTCGCCGCGATTGCCGGCGCGCATGGCATATCGGGCGAGGTGCGCCTGAAGCTTTTCGCGGAAAGCGTGGAAAGTCTGCGCCATCACAAGACGGTCCAGGCGGGCGAGCGCACACTCACCCTCAAATCGGTGAAGGAAGGCGGCGGCATGCCCATCGCCCGCTTCGCCGAGGTTGCGGACCGCAGCGCCGCCGAGGCGCTTCGGGGCACCGTCCTCACCGTCCCCCGATCGGCTCTCCCGCCGCTGGAAGAGGGCGAATATTATCACGCTGACCTGATCGGCCTTTCTTGCGTGACGCGGGAAGGGGAGGAGGTCGGCACCGTCGCCGCCGTCGAGAATTTTGGAGCAGGCGACCTTCTCGAGATCGAGCGGACCGGCGGGAAGAAGGTGATGATACCCTTCAAGCCGACCGTCGCCGACCTTGAGGACGGCAAGATCGTCGTCGACCCGGCTTTCGTGGCCTGA
- the rplS gene encoding 50S ribosomal protein L19, with product MNLIQTLEAEAIEQFNSSKTIPEFRPGDTLKVGVKVVEGDRTRVQNYEGVCIARANRGLGSSFTVRKISFGEGVERVFPLYSPNIDSIEVVRRGAVRRAKLYYLRGRTGKSARIAERRDTRGDANQS from the coding sequence ATGAACCTGATCCAGACCCTCGAGGCCGAGGCCATCGAGCAGTTCAACAGCAGCAAGACGATTCCCGAATTTCGCCCGGGCGATACGCTGAAAGTCGGCGTGAAGGTGGTCGAAGGCGACCGCACCCGCGTGCAGAATTACGAAGGGGTGTGCATCGCCCGCGCCAACCGGGGCCTCGGCTCCTCCTTCACCGTCCGCAAGATCAGCTTCGGCGAAGGCGTCGAGCGCGTGTTCCCGCTCTACAGCCCGAACATCGATTCGATCGAGGTCGTCCGCCGCGGCGCCGTCCGTCGCGCGAAACTCTATTATCTGCGCGGCCGCACCGGCAAGTCGGCCCGTATCGCGGAGCGTCGCGACACGCGCGGAGACGCCAATCAGAGCTGA
- the rpsP gene encoding 30S ribosomal protein S16: MAVAIRLARGGSKKRPYYKVVVSDVRAPRDGKFIERVGSYNPLLAKDNPERVKLDTDRVKHWLSVGAQPTDRVHRFLDAAGLLERGARNNPKKGEPGEKAKERAEERAAKEAEAAAAAAAAPAEEAPAQEETVEVMAEAVEEATPAAEEVPAEAAAEEATPASEAPNEGESTSEPAEGAAEDAPAEGAEKAEG; this comes from the coding sequence ATGGCAGTTGCAATTCGTCTGGCCCGCGGCGGCTCGAAAAAGCGTCCTTATTACAAGGTCGTCGTGTCCGACGTCCGCGCCCCGCGCGACGGCAAGTTCATCGAGCGCGTCGGCAGCTACAACCCGCTGCTCGCCAAGGACAATCCCGAACGCGTGAAGCTCGACACGGATCGCGTGAAGCATTGGCTGTCGGTCGGCGCCCAGCCGACGGACCGCGTGCATCGCTTCCTCGACGCCGCCGGTCTCCTCGAGCGTGGAGCGCGCAACAACCCGAAGAAGGGCGAACCGGGCGAGAAGGCCAAGGAACGCGCCGAAGAGCGTGCCGCCAAGGAAGCTGAAGCCGCTGCCGCAGCTGCCGCTGCTCCGGCCGAAGAAGCGCCTGCTCAGGAAGAAACCGTCGAAGTGATGGCCGAAGCGGTCGAAGAAGCCACTCCGGCTGCCGAGGAAGTTCCGGCGGAAGCTGCTGCGGAAGAAGCCACCCCGGCCTCGGAAGCTCCGAACGAAGGCGAGTCCACCAGCGAACCGGCCGAAGGCGCCGCTGAAGATGCTCCGGCCGAAGGCGCTGAAAAGGCGGAAGGTTGA
- a CDS encoding GFA family protein — protein sequence MVTEMTGGCTCGKIRYSADIANDEAYLCHCRMCQRASGNVSLAMKNVKKADVRWEGEPDYYQSSPIARRGFCSTCGTSLTFEFPDSANMDLTVASFDDPSRFRPVHHFGAESIHRAWLNTQGLKEIRTEEHQGLVDRWMKTVGKLPD from the coding sequence ATCGTGACGGAGATGACCGGTGGCTGCACGTGCGGGAAGATCCGCTACTCGGCCGATATCGCGAATGATGAAGCCTATCTCTGCCATTGCCGCATGTGCCAGCGCGCGTCGGGCAACGTATCGCTCGCGATGAAGAATGTGAAGAAGGCTGATGTGCGGTGGGAGGGGGAGCCCGACTATTACCAATCCTCCCCAATCGCCCGGCGCGGCTTTTGTTCGACCTGCGGGACGTCGCTGACCTTCGAATTTCCGGACAGCGCGAATATGGATTTGACGGTGGCCTCCTTCGACGATCCCTCCCGCTTTCGCCCCGTCCATCATTTCGGCGCGGAGAGCATTCATCGGGCGTGGCTCAATACCCAAGGCCTGAAGGAAATCCGGACCGAAGAGCATCAGGGCCTTGTCGACCGCTGGATGAAGACCGTTGGCAAGCTCCCCGACTGA
- the trmD gene encoding tRNA (guanosine(37)-N1)-methyltransferase TrmD, which produces MSWAAAILTLYPEMFPGPLGLSLAGRALAEGKWSLDTVQIRDFATDRHRSVDDTPAGGGAGMVMRADVLGAAVDHALARQPRAPLLAMTPRGRPLAQDFVRELAAGPGVSILCGRFEGMDERLFEARPILPVSIGDYVLSGGETAAIVLLDACVRLLPGVMGAALSGEEESFEGGLLEYPQYTRPNIWEGRMIPEVLRSGDHAKIAAWRKARSIEDTRLRRPDLMERHGDASGRSPSGARHED; this is translated from the coding sequence ATGAGCTGGGCCGCCGCCATCCTGACTCTTTATCCCGAGATGTTCCCTGGGCCGCTTGGGCTTAGCCTGGCGGGTCGCGCACTTGCGGAGGGCAAATGGTCGCTCGACACCGTGCAGATCCGCGATTTCGCGACGGACAGGCATCGCTCCGTCGACGACACGCCCGCCGGCGGCGGGGCGGGCATGGTGATGCGGGCCGACGTGCTCGGCGCGGCGGTGGATCATGCGCTTGCCCGCCAGCCGCGGGCGCCATTGCTCGCCATGACGCCGCGCGGGCGCCCGCTTGCCCAGGATTTCGTCCGCGAGCTTGCGGCAGGCCCCGGCGTCTCCATTCTTTGCGGCCGGTTCGAAGGGATGGACGAGCGCCTGTTCGAAGCGCGGCCGATCCTTCCGGTCTCGATCGGCGACTATGTGCTCTCCGGCGGCGAAACGGCGGCCATCGTCCTTCTGGACGCTTGCGTTCGCCTGCTTCCTGGCGTAATGGGCGCGGCCTTGAGCGGTGAGGAAGAAAGCTTCGAAGGCGGCCTCCTCGAATATCCGCAATATACCCGACCTAATATATGGGAAGGGCGCATGATCCCCGAAGTGCTGCGATCGGGGGATCATGCGAAGATCGCCGCCTGGCGGAAGGCCAGGTCGATCGAAGACACACGGCTAAGGCGGCCGGACTTGATGGAGCGTCATGGGGACGCTTCCGGTCGGTCGCCCTCTGGTGCGCGGCACGAAGATTGA
- a CDS encoding S9 family peptidase, producing MRFSPLVLAAAMASAAFPVHAEELTLDRIFQSPDLNGPSPRLARLSPGGRLVTLLRNRAEDKDRYDLWAIDADTGAARMLVDSLKVGSGAELSEEEKMRRERARVSGTKGIVAYDWAPDGKAILVPLDGDLFVAVLGGDVRRITETPETEVDAQVSETGRYVSFVRDQNLFVSDLAGKATQLTTDGGGTLSWGSAEFVAQEEMDRTTGHWWSPDDRYLAVARVDESPVKVVTRAAIGAGGTRVYEQRYPAAGTPNAIVDLYVMRPDGSSRVKVDLGANPDIYLARVDWTPDGKTLLVQRESRDQMTLDLLAVDPETGASRILFTETAKTWINLHDNLRALKDGSLLWSSERSGYSHLYRWKNGRWTQLTSGNWMVNAVEGVDEGKGLVYFTANKDTPLEQHLYVARLDRKTEPKRLTESGYWNAAAMDKAARRAIVTRSGPSQPSQVYLTDTNGKRVAWIEQNALDANHPYAPYLASHAVPQFGTIKAEDGSDLHYKMLTPKMEAGKRYPVFVQVYGGPGAGRQVTRAWAGALQQYLVDKGWIVFSVDGRGTPARGKAFEDHIYRAMGSVEVKDQLAGVDFLKDQPFVDPDRIAVYGWSYGGYMTLKLLEGLPGVYAAGVAGAPVTRWELYDTHYTERYMGNPLGADAAAYEKSSNIPNASKIADPILLIHGMADDNVVFDNMTALMGEMQGKKVPFELMVYPGATHRVSGEGPQVHMWKTIERFLNREVKAKP from the coding sequence ATGCGTTTCTCCCCCCTGGTTCTGGCCGCCGCAATGGCCTCTGCCGCCTTTCCCGTTCATGCCGAAGAGTTGACGCTCGACCGGATATTCCAAAGCCCCGACCTCAACGGCCCGAGCCCGCGGCTCGCCCGGCTGTCGCCGGGCGGGCGGCTTGTGACCCTGCTGCGCAATCGCGCGGAGGACAAGGATCGCTACGATCTTTGGGCCATCGACGCCGATACCGGCGCGGCGCGGATGCTGGTCGATTCCCTGAAGGTCGGGTCTGGCGCGGAATTGTCCGAAGAGGAAAAAATGCGGCGCGAACGTGCCCGGGTGAGCGGCACCAAGGGCATCGTCGCTTATGACTGGGCGCCGGACGGCAAGGCGATCCTGGTGCCGCTGGACGGCGACCTGTTCGTTGCGGTCCTGGGCGGCGACGTGCGCCGCATCACCGAAACGCCGGAGACGGAGGTGGATGCGCAGGTTTCCGAAACCGGGCGCTACGTTTCCTTCGTGCGCGACCAGAATCTCTTCGTCTCCGATCTTGCCGGAAAGGCGACCCAGCTCACCACGGACGGTGGCGGCACCCTCTCCTGGGGATCGGCCGAATTCGTCGCGCAGGAGGAAATGGACCGGACGACCGGCCATTGGTGGTCGCCGGACGATCGCTACCTCGCCGTCGCGCGTGTCGACGAAAGCCCAGTCAAGGTCGTGACCCGCGCCGCCATCGGCGCCGGCGGCACGCGGGTCTATGAGCAGCGTTATCCGGCGGCGGGCACGCCCAATGCCATTGTCGATCTCTATGTGATGCGGCCCGACGGTTCGTCGCGGGTGAAGGTCGATCTTGGCGCCAATCCGGATATCTACCTCGCCCGCGTCGATTGGACGCCGGACGGCAAGACTTTGCTCGTTCAGCGCGAAAGCCGGGACCAGATGACGCTGGATCTCCTCGCCGTCGATCCGGAGACGGGCGCCTCCCGCATCCTGTTCACCGAAACGGCGAAGACCTGGATCAACCTGCACGACAATCTCCGCGCCTTGAAGGACGGCAGTTTGCTGTGGTCGTCGGAACGGTCCGGCTACAGCCACCTCTATCGCTGGAAGAACGGAAGGTGGACGCAGCTTACCTCCGGCAACTGGATGGTGAATGCCGTTGAGGGCGTGGATGAGGGCAAGGGCCTCGTCTACTTCACCGCCAACAAGGATACGCCGCTCGAACAACATCTTTATGTCGCGCGGCTGGACCGGAAGACGGAGCCAAAGCGGCTCACCGAAAGCGGTTATTGGAACGCCGCCGCCATGGACAAGGCGGCGCGCCGGGCAATCGTGACCCGCTCCGGTCCGTCGCAACCGAGCCAAGTGTATCTGACCGATACAAATGGCAAGCGCGTCGCTTGGATCGAGCAGAATGCGCTGGACGCCAATCACCCTTATGCGCCCTATCTCGCCAGCCATGCCGTTCCGCAATTCGGAACGATCAAGGCGGAGGATGGCAGCGACCTTCACTACAAGATGCTGACGCCCAAGATGGAGGCAGGGAAGCGCTATCCGGTCTTCGTCCAGGTCTATGGCGGGCCTGGCGCCGGGCGGCAGGTGACGCGCGCTTGGGCGGGCGCGTTGCAGCAATATCTGGTGGATAAGGGCTGGATCGTCTTCTCCGTCGACGGGCGCGGTACCCCCGCGCGCGGCAAGGCGTTCGAGGATCATATCTATCGCGCCATGGGCAGCGTCGAGGTCAAGGACCAGCTCGCGGGCGTGGATTTCCTGAAAGACCAGCCCTTCGTCGATCCGGATCGGATCGCCGTCTATGGCTGGTCCTATGGCGGTTACATGACCTTGAAGCTGCTCGAAGGCCTGCCCGGCGTCTATGCGGCGGGCGTGGCCGGGGCGCCGGTGACGCGTTGGGAGCTGTACGACACCCATTATACCGAACGCTACATGGGCAATCCCCTGGGCGCGGACGCGGCGGCTTATGAGAAGTCCAGCAATATTCCCAACGCCTCGAAAATCGCCGATCCGATCCTCCTCATCCACGGCATGGCGGACGACAATGTGGTGTTCGACAACATGACGGCGCTGATGGGCGAGATGCAGGGCAAGAAGGTGCCATTCGAACTGATGGTCTATCCCGGCGCCACCCACCGCGTGTCGGGCGAAGGGCCGCAAGTCCATATGTGGAAGACGATCGAGCGGTTTTTGAACCGCGAGGTGAAGGCAAAACCCTGA
- a CDS encoding NAD(P)/FAD-dependent oxidoreductase, which produces MGQTDFDCLIVGGGPAGLTAAIYLVRFHLKLKVVDAGKSRANWIPLTRNHAGYPDGISGKDLLTAMKAQAQKYGASIETGRVTRLDRIEGGFEAEWGGGPVTARTVLLATGVTNRRPPMDEDLHDEALSKGLIRYCPICDGYEVTDKKVGVIGSGSHGVAEAVFLRGYTADITLIAPDKAHELDAEDQARLQDYGIRTVDGPCQAVALDGGCITLDTAEGHYTFDSVYPALGSDTHTELAEQVGASLSEGGCVLVDSHQRTSVPGLYAAGDVVIGLDQISHAMGEGGVAATTIRNDLAKEKPLMR; this is translated from the coding sequence ATGGGCCAGACGGACTTTGATTGCCTGATCGTGGGCGGCGGGCCAGCGGGCCTGACCGCCGCCATCTACCTCGTCCGCTTCCACCTGAAGCTGAAAGTGGTGGATGCGGGCAAGAGCCGCGCAAACTGGATCCCCCTCACCCGCAATCATGCGGGCTATCCCGACGGCATTTCGGGAAAGGATCTGCTCACGGCGATGAAGGCGCAGGCGCAGAAATATGGCGCCTCCATCGAAACCGGGCGGGTGACGCGGCTGGACAGGATCGAAGGCGGCTTCGAAGCGGAATGGGGCGGTGGACCCGTCACCGCCCGCACCGTTCTGCTCGCCACCGGCGTCACCAATCGCCGTCCGCCGATGGACGAGGACTTGCACGACGAGGCGCTATCGAAGGGGCTGATCCGCTATTGCCCGATCTGCGACGGCTATGAAGTGACCGACAAGAAGGTCGGCGTCATCGGCAGCGGGTCGCACGGCGTCGCGGAGGCGGTGTTCCTGCGCGGCTACACCGCCGACATCACCCTGATCGCGCCGGACAAGGCGCATGAGCTTGACGCTGAGGATCAGGCCAGGCTCCAAGACTATGGCATCCGGACCGTTGACGGTCCGTGTCAGGCTGTCGCGCTCGACGGCGGCTGTATCACGCTCGACACGGCGGAAGGGCATTATACGTTCGACAGCGTCTATCCCGCACTCGGGTCGGACACACACACCGAGCTCGCGGAACAGGTGGGTGCCTCGCTATCCGAGGGAGGCTGCGTCTTGGTCGATAGCCATCAGCGCACCAGCGTCCCCGGTCTCTACGCGGCCGGCGATGTCGTCATCGGCCTCGATCAGATCAGCCATGCCATGGGCGAAGGCGGCGTCGCCGCAACTACGATCCGTAACGATCTGGCGAAAGAAAAGCCGCTGATGCGGTGA
- a CDS encoding aspartate-semialdehyde dehydrogenase, translating into MGYRVVVVGATGNVGREMLNILAERQFPLDEVAAVASARSTGDEIDFGDSGETLRVKNLEHFDFAGWDIALFAAGSEASKIYAPKAAAAGCVVIDNSSLYRMDPDVPLIVPEVNPEAIADYRKKNIIANPNCSTAQMVVALKPLHDAATIKRVVVATYQSVSGAGKDGMDELFEQSRNIFVGDTAEPKKFTKQIAFNVIPHIDSFLDDGSTKEEWKMVVETKKILDPKIKVTATCVRVPVFVGHSEAINIEFEDELSAADAQKILREAPGVMLVDKREDGGYVTPVEAVGEYATYVSRVREDSTVDNGLSLWCVSDNLRKGAALNAVQIAELLGRKHLQKAG; encoded by the coding sequence ATGGGATACCGGGTCGTTGTTGTCGGCGCGACGGGAAATGTCGGCCGGGAGATGCTGAACATCCTCGCCGAACGGCAATTCCCGCTGGACGAAGTCGCGGCGGTGGCCTCGGCGCGCTCGACGGGCGACGAGATCGATTTCGGCGACAGCGGAGAGACGCTGCGGGTCAAGAATCTGGAGCATTTCGATTTTGCAGGCTGGGACATCGCCCTGTTCGCGGCAGGATCCGAAGCCTCGAAAATCTATGCGCCGAAGGCCGCGGCGGCGGGGTGCGTCGTCATCGACAACAGCTCGCTCTACCGCATGGACCCCGACGTGCCGTTGATCGTGCCGGAAGTGAACCCGGAAGCGATCGCGGATTACCGCAAGAAGAACATCATCGCGAACCCGAATTGTTCGACCGCGCAGATGGTCGTGGCATTGAAACCTCTCCACGACGCCGCGACGATCAAGCGCGTGGTGGTCGCGACCTATCAGTCCGTGTCTGGCGCGGGCAAGGACGGCATGGACGAGTTGTTCGAGCAGAGCCGCAACATCTTCGTCGGCGACACGGCCGAGCCGAAGAAATTCACCAAACAGATCGCTTTCAACGTCATTCCGCATATCGACAGCTTCCTTGACGACGGGTCGACCAAGGAAGAATGGAAGATGGTGGTCGAAACGAAGAAGATCCTCGATCCCAAGATCAAGGTGACGGCGACGTGCGTCCGCGTGCCCGTCTTCGTCGGCCATTCCGAAGCGATCAATATCGAGTTCGAGGATGAGTTGAGCGCCGCCGACGCGCAGAAGATCCTGCGCGAGGCGCCGGGCGTGATGCTCGTCGATAAGCGTGAGGATGGTGGCTACGTGACGCCGGTGGAAGCGGTCGGCGAATATGCGACCTATGTCAGCCGCGTGCGCGAGGATTCGACCGTCGACAACGGCTTGTCGCTCTGGTGCGTGTCCGACAACCTCCGCAAGGGCGCGGCACTGAACGCGGTGCAAATCGCCGAACTGCTGGGGCGGAAGCATCTCCAGAAGGCGGGCTGA
- the ffh gene encoding signal recognition particle protein — protein MFESLSDRLGGVFDRLRGRGALNEADVRAAMREVRIALLEADVALPVARDFIDKVTEKAVGQQVLKSVTPGQQVVKIVNDALVDMLGADESELNVDVTPPAVVMMVGLQGSGKTTTTAKIAKRLSEKNRKKVMMASLDVNRPAAQEQLAVLGTQTGVATLPIVAGQQPVDIARRAMQAAKLQGYDVLLLDTAGRLHVDQALMDEMKAVAEVSTPAEILLVVDALTGQDAVNVAQSFAGQVDLTGVVLTRMDGDARGGAALSMRAVTGKPIKFAGVGEGMDKLEGFHPDRVAGRILGMGDVVSLVERAAETVQAEEAEAMARKMAKGQFDLNDLRTQIAQMQRMGGLGALASMLPGMKKMAGAVKAAQDDKALTRLDAMISSMTPKERAKPELLNAKRKIRVANGSGTTVQDVNRLLKMHQEMATMMKKLRKMGGLGKLGALFGGGGMPDLGGLMGGSGGPPGGLPGLPGGNAPFNLPPGFNKFTKK, from the coding sequence ATGTTTGAAAGTCTGAGCGATCGCCTTGGCGGCGTGTTCGACCGTCTGCGCGGCCGTGGCGCTCTCAACGAAGCCGATGTCCGCGCCGCGATGCGCGAAGTGCGGATCGCGCTCCTTGAAGCCGACGTGGCGTTGCCTGTCGCGCGCGATTTCATCGACAAGGTTACCGAAAAGGCCGTCGGCCAGCAGGTTCTGAAGTCGGTCACCCCGGGCCAGCAGGTCGTCAAGATCGTCAACGACGCGCTTGTCGATATGCTGGGTGCGGATGAGTCCGAGCTTAATGTCGACGTGACGCCGCCCGCCGTCGTGATGATGGTGGGTCTGCAGGGCTCCGGTAAGACCACGACGACGGCGAAGATCGCCAAGCGGCTTTCGGAAAAGAACCGCAAGAAGGTGATGATGGCGTCGCTGGACGTCAATCGCCCGGCCGCGCAGGAGCAGCTTGCCGTTCTCGGCACCCAGACGGGTGTCGCTACCCTGCCGATCGTCGCGGGCCAGCAGCCGGTCGACATCGCCCGGCGCGCCATGCAGGCCGCGAAGCTGCAGGGCTATGACGTGCTGCTGCTCGATACGGCGGGCCGCCTCCATGTCGATCAGGCCTTGATGGATGAGATGAAGGCGGTGGCCGAGGTCTCGACCCCGGCTGAAATCCTGCTCGTCGTCGACGCGCTGACCGGTCAAGACGCGGTCAACGTCGCGCAGAGCTTCGCGGGGCAGGTGGACCTGACTGGTGTTGTCCTCACCCGCATGGATGGCGATGCGCGCGGCGGCGCGGCGCTGTCGATGCGCGCCGTCACTGGCAAACCGATCAAGTTCGCCGGCGTCGGCGAAGGGATGGACAAGCTGGAAGGCTTCCACCCCGATCGCGTCGCGGGCCGGATTCTCGGCATGGGCGATGTCGTCAGCCTCGTCGAGCGCGCGGCGGAAACCGTTCAGGCCGAAGAGGCCGAGGCGATGGCCCGCAAGATGGCCAAGGGCCAGTTCGATTTGAACGACCTCCGCACCCAGATCGCCCAGATGCAGCGCATGGGCGGCCTCGGCGCGCTCGCCTCCATGCTTCCGGGCATGAAGAAGATGGCGGGCGCGGTGAAGGCGGCGCAGGACGACAAGGCGCTCACCCGCCTCGACGCGATGATCTCCTCCATGACGCCGAAGGAGCGGGCCAAGCCTGAACTCCTCAACGCCAAGCGCAAGATCCGCGTCGCCAATGGCTCCGGCACCACGGTGCAGGACGTCAATCGCCTGCTCAAGATGCATCAGGAAATGGCGACGATGATGAAGAAGCTCCGCAAGATGGGCGGGCTTGGCAAGCTCGGCGCTCTGTTTGGAGGCGGCGGCATGCCTGATCTTGGCGGCCTGATGGGCGGGTCCGGTGGACCGCCGGGCGGGCTTCCAGGTCTTCCAGGCGGCAACGCCCCGTTCAACCTGCCTCCCGGCTTCAACAAATTTACGAAGAAATGA
- a CDS encoding DUF2189 domain-containing protein, with protein MRRITNDDLRLSLRQGLDDFLAKRGDILIAGLLYPLIGFFAAVLMLGGPFLPLFFPVAAGLSLMGPVAAVGYYELARRREMGLESDWRHFFDVERSGAGGEILSIALLLLLIFALWVLTAALLYILLWGWHVPDSPGAFVERLFTTNEGWALILFGNLAGALFAVAVLAISVVSLPMLVDRGGSAGAAVRTSIAAFRENRPVMLRWGAIIGLLLVLGSIPFFIGLAFVLPWLGYATWHLYTRTVERDAPR; from the coding sequence GTGCGCAGGATCACGAATGACGATTTACGCCTATCGTTACGGCAGGGGCTGGACGATTTTCTCGCCAAGCGCGGCGATATCCTGATCGCAGGCCTGCTCTATCCGCTTATCGGCTTCTTCGCGGCCGTCCTCATGCTTGGCGGCCCCTTTCTGCCCCTCTTCTTTCCCGTCGCGGCGGGGCTCAGCCTGATGGGGCCGGTCGCCGCCGTCGGCTATTACGAATTGGCCCGCCGCCGCGAGATGGGGCTGGAATCGGATTGGCGGCATTTCTTCGATGTCGAGCGAAGCGGCGCAGGAGGCGAAATTCTCTCCATCGCCCTTCTTCTCCTGCTCATTTTCGCACTCTGGGTTCTGACGGCGGCCTTGCTCTACATCCTCCTTTGGGGCTGGCATGTTCCGGACTCTCCCGGCGCTTTCGTTGAACGGCTGTTCACCACGAACGAAGGCTGGGCTCTCATCCTGTTCGGGAATCTCGCGGGCGCACTTTTCGCGGTTGCCGTACTGGCGATCAGTGTGGTTTCCCTGCCCATGCTGGTCGATCGCGGCGGATCGGCGGGGGCCGCCGTCCGAACCTCCATTGCCGCCTTTCGTGAAAACCGTCCCGTCATGTTGCGCTGGGGCGCCATCATCGGCTTGCTGTTGGTTCTGGGATCCATTCCTTTCTTCATCGGCCTGGCCTTTGTGCTGCCTTGGCTCGGCTACGCCACCTGGCATCTCTACACTCGAACCGTAGAGAGGGACGCGCCGCGTTAG